The nucleotide sequence TATCTTTTTTGCTTGAACTAAAAGTTTATTTTTTCTATAAAGTATTCCATAAACTCCAAATGCCCTATGGTATCTATCCATACTCATATTCCCCTTTTACTTTATGTAATTGTAGTTAGGTATGTTACCTGATTAAATAACTATTAGGAATAATGTTTGTTTAAATAATCTAGAATGCTATTGCGTATTTCATCGTGCTGTTTAGGATTATAAGCCGTTTCCTTTTTTTGCCAGTTAGAACTATCATACAACCACACAGGCATACGTCTTCGTTCTTCTTTTTCCCATTTAAAACGTGGAAAAACATGAGCATGTAAATAGTTATCAGTATTTCCTAAAATGTCATAATTCACTCTGATAGGATTGCAACTATGTATAATAGCATCTCCCAAAATACTCATGTCAGAAAGAAACTGTTCACGTTCCTCTAAAGGTAAGTCATTTAAAGAATTCACTTCTCTTTTTGGTAATAAAACACAATATCCGGGTAAAAACTGTACATCTCCAAAAACAGCATACCCACCTTTTAATTCTTTTATCAACATTGGATTAGTTCCATTTTTTGAAGATAAAATTCGGTTCTCGTACCATTCCATACAACCACTCCTTTTCTACTTGAATAATGATTATTATAGCAAAATATCCAATAAGCTTATTGAATAGATAAATAATTGTTTAGTTATTGTTTTTAAAAATCACTTTAATAACAACGAATGTTATATCACCTGCTCTTTCCTATAATTATAGTTACAATTAAAGTTATAACTTTAATTAAAGTAGTCTTTATTCTTCTTGAAATGCTCTACTAAGGCTTCTCTTATAACAGCCTTTGCTCCGCCTTGAAGTTTGCCTTTCTTTTTTCCTGCTATTTTGATTGCTTCTTTGAGTGCTGGTTCCATTGCTACTGAATAAATCACTTGTTCATATTCAGCTTGTTGTTTCTCAATTTCTTTTTCGTACTCTTCCCATTTTTTGTTTTTTGAACTTTCTTGTAAAAAACTTTTTGGTTGAGTTAGTCCATCTATTTTTTTTGATACTTCTACTGCTTTTTTAAATTCTGGTTTTGCCATATTCTTAATACCCCAATTCTTCTACTAGATTTTGATAATATTCTTGTGCTTTTAAATATCTTTTATCATTGACTAACGCCAAAGGTAATTCATAGATAGATACGGCTTCTGAAAAGGCAATTAAGTTAGGTATATATGTTTTTGTCATATTTATATGGTGACTATCTGCTACTTCTTGTAAGTTTTCTAGCATGAATTTATGCGTTTTGGTATTCATCTGTGTTTTTGTTGGTACAATATGGCGAACAGTTACTTGTTTATCATCTGTAATTTTCAACGTGGTTTCAGCATTTTTAACAGCATAAGTTTCTGGTGTTGCGACAACAACTAAATCATCAACTATTTCTACGATATTTTCCAAAATAATATCTACTGCTGGCGCCATATCAAAAATGATATAATCATACTCTTTTCTGATAGGGTTAATGAAGTTTTTTAAGTGCTTGTTTCGTATTTTAGGGTCTTCTGATGAAGTTAGAATAATGAAGTCTGATAATGATTGATTGCTAGGTATTACATCTAAAAAATCATTGATTTTAATAAAATATTGAGAGGCTTCGCTTGCTGTCCAGTTGCTACTTAGATAAGCACCTAGTGTTGTTTGTAAATCGTCTGAATCCACGCCAAAAGTTAAACTGGTATGACCTTGAGGGTCTCCGTCAATCAGTAAGACTTTTTTCTTTTGTAACGATAAAACCCCTGCTACATTTGTGGCTGTTGTCGTTTTCGCAACCCCACCTTTATTATTGTAAAACGCTATAATCTTTGCCATAGGTTGACCTCCTTCGTTTATCTAATAACAACTATACCATGTTATAACTTTAATTACAATTATAACTACAACTATAGTCTAATCATTCGCCACGTAACTTTTTAATAATTTCTTCTTTCAAACGTATTAATTCTTCTTTTTCACTTTCAGTCGTTGTATTCTGATATGCTGGTAAAAAGTCTTTCGCTACTTCTTCAAGCGTTCTAGGTTTAGGCTTTTTATAATTAGCTCGTTCTGGTTGTTCAAGGTCTTGTAATTTTACAGTTGGCAGGTATTGTTCAATTGCTTTTTTGAGATACTTAGCTATATTGCGTTTTGAATAGGCTTCTTGTTTAGATCTCACATAAGAGAGGTGGTCTTTGACCCCATTCAACCCTCGTAAGGCTTTCAGCTCGTCATAGAGAGGGTACACGTGCGCCTGCAATCCTGCCATAAGTGACGTATCGGTCATTTCATAAGGACTTAATAGCATATTATCCAACAAAAGTTTCGTGTATTTACTTTTTAATGCTTTCCCTGCTAAAAGTTCTTCTGCTTGTTCTTTATTTGCTTTATCCTGCAAATAAATAGGGTCTTGTTCTTCCAACTTGTAGAAGTCATTTCGTGCGACTGGTTTCTTCGTGATATGAAAGACAATAGAATCAATCGAACGTCCTATTTTAATCTTGTCATAAGACACATTAAAAGAGGTATATTTGTTAATTTCTTCTATTGGTTTTTTTAGCACCCATTTGTCAAAATTTCTAAAGTCTTTATACTCATTAAC is from Lactococcus lactis and encodes:
- a CDS encoding HIT family protein, with product MEWYENRILSSKNGTNPMLIKELKGGYAVFGDVQFLPGYCVLLPKREVNSLNDLPLEEREQFLSDMSILGDAIIHSCNPIRVNYDILGNTDNYLHAHVFPRFKWEKEERRRMPVWLYDSSNWQKKETAYNPKQHDEIRNSILDYLNKHYS
- a CDS encoding ParA family protein, which gives rise to MAKIIAFYNNKGGVAKTTTATNVAGVLSLQKKKVLLIDGDPQGHTSLTFGVDSDDLQTTLGAYLSSNWTASEASQYFIKINDFLDVIPSNQSLSDFIILTSSEDPKIRNKHLKNFINPIRKEYDYIIFDMAPAVDIILENIVEIVDDLVVVATPETYAVKNAETTLKITDDKQVTVRHIVPTKTQMNTKTHKFMLENLQEVADSHHINMTKTYIPNLIAFSEAVSIYELPLALVNDKRYLKAQEYYQNLVEELGY
- a CDS encoding RepB family plasmid replication initiator protein, translated to MSIIPNNNELNEKKVVYPLKEIEKRKIVEHNDLITSVAKMDKVPLKIFELAVSCIDTDNPPKDHTILLSKTELFAFFKVSDNDKHSRFKEAIEKMQKQAFFQIKEVKGKGYNMKSIVPIPFVEWNSYNDEVKIEFHREIMPYLIELKEKFTQYALSDLVDLNSKYSIILYKWLSMNYNQYEHYSNKGGRRAEQVESYRNPSILVKELRIMSDTVNEYKDFRNFDKWVLKKPIEEINKYTSFNVSYDKIKIGRSIDSIVFHITKKPVARNDFYKLEEQDPIYLQDKANKEQAEELLAGKALKSKYTKLLLDNMLLSPYEMTDTSLMAGLQAHVYPLYDELKALRGLNGVKDHLSYVRSKQEAYSKRNIAKYLKKAIEQYLPTVKLQDLEQPERANYKKPKPRTLEEVAKDFLPAYQNTTTESEKEELIRLKEEIIKKLRGE